Proteins encoded together in one Blastocatellia bacterium window:
- a CDS encoding TonB-dependent receptor, with the protein MKRVAIILLSILVGSSAPLTALGQQAAATLGGRLVDPQGAVMVGVQVKATQKDTGFARETKTNDDGLFTLTNLTPGEYEVTFEFPGFKKITRPATLQVGQAVTLDTTLQVEAITGDIVIADIPLINQTTSTVDNVINRRAIENLPLNGRNFLELALLVPGNAPAPNFDPTKTETVLISSAGQIGRGSSVTIDGADNNDDVVGGSLINVSQEAVQEFQIATNRFAAEQGRSGSSVINIVTKSGTNEHHGSASFFFRDRKLQGLPATFDRSNPTPPFDRQQYAFAAGGPIKKDRLFWFAAFEYRNQDGAVLVGQRDAATRTIRRGFADAPLNDLLANGRGDWNITSQDWLALRYSIERVDHTTASSLIRPIGSASERQASKNNYQLFATRYTRLLSPTMANEVDFSVTNFINRTVPVTPGPQLTFPSLQEGASFRVPQQTRMNRLQFGDNFAWVKGTHTMKLGGQFQRIDADFNLGVFQSGRIEFVEDFPTFDHNGDGRIDDNDLLFAVTLRSGKPTSPLVIPDADNNYVAFFAQDDWKLSPRLTLNLGLRYELDTDVKNVSRADELNPLIRPFLSGSRHRDKNNFAPRLGFNWSPSARLSVHGGYGIYYDRVTLEIQSLERGLDGRSLPIEVRAGNLFFLDPTGHLPPFAPTVSHPFTGFILPGAGAGGINIIDNRLQNPMVQQTDIGMQAELARDFVLRADYLHNFGTHFIIGRTIGAVFNPVVGGPDSVVNVESSVKTKYDGLLVSLEKRFAHHYQLRAAYTLAKAFNYANDDQIPFASGPIDPNNLQLEYGPTPNDQRHRFTFSGIFELPAGLLLAPIWTLASGVPMDILLPDGSRRIPSLQRNAGGRLFHSGAELNGFIREVNSGGGINGQPLPLVNDQARFNDSFNSLDLRLSKRFRFGERVQLEPIIEMFNVFNVTNILGVSTVNYSGRANALVRDSNDSGSAAYLKSSSFGQPTTTAGGVFGAGGPRAVQLAARFTF; encoded by the coding sequence TTGAAACGAGTTGCGATTATTCTCTTGAGCATACTTGTCGGCAGCAGCGCGCCGCTCACGGCGCTCGGCCAACAGGCGGCGGCGACGCTCGGCGGGCGTCTGGTCGATCCGCAAGGCGCGGTGATGGTGGGGGTGCAAGTAAAGGCTACGCAGAAGGACACCGGCTTTGCGCGCGAAACGAAGACGAACGACGACGGCTTATTCACGCTGACCAACCTCACGCCCGGTGAATATGAAGTCACGTTCGAGTTCCCCGGCTTTAAGAAGATCACCCGCCCGGCGACGCTACAAGTCGGGCAGGCGGTGACGCTTGATACGACGCTTCAGGTGGAAGCTATCACCGGCGATATTGTGATTGCGGACATTCCGCTCATCAACCAGACGACGTCTACTGTCGACAACGTCATCAATCGCCGCGCCATCGAGAACCTGCCGCTCAACGGGCGCAACTTCCTCGAACTGGCGCTGCTGGTGCCGGGCAACGCGCCGGCGCCGAACTTCGATCCGACGAAGACCGAGACCGTGCTGATCTCGTCCGCCGGGCAGATCGGGCGCGGCAGCAGCGTGACGATTGACGGCGCCGACAACAACGACGATGTCGTCGGCGGCTCGCTCATCAACGTCTCACAGGAGGCCGTGCAGGAATTCCAGATCGCCACCAACCGCTTCGCCGCCGAACAGGGGCGCTCCGGCTCGTCCGTCATCAACATCGTCACCAAGTCGGGCACGAACGAGCATCACGGCTCCGCCTCGTTCTTCTTCCGCGACCGCAAGCTGCAAGGTCTGCCGGCGACCTTTGATCGCTCGAACCCGACGCCGCCGTTTGATCGCCAGCAGTATGCCTTTGCGGCGGGCGGGCCGATCAAAAAAGACCGCCTCTTCTGGTTCGCCGCCTTCGAGTACCGCAACCAGGACGGCGCCGTTCTGGTCGGCCAGCGCGACGCCGCGACGCGCACCATCAGGCGCGGCTTTGCCGACGCGCCGCTCAACGACCTGCTCGCCAACGGGCGCGGCGATTGGAACATCACCAGCCAGGACTGGCTCGCCTTGCGCTACTCCATCGAGCGCGTGGATCACACCACCGCGAGTTCGCTGATTCGCCCCATTGGCTCGGCGTCCGAACGACAGGCTTCAAAGAATAACTATCAATTGTTCGCAACGCGCTACACCCGGCTGCTTTCGCCGACGATGGCCAACGAGGTTGACTTCAGCGTTACGAACTTCATCAATCGCACGGTGCCGGTGACGCCGGGGCCGCAACTGACTTTCCCCAGTTTGCAAGAGGGCGCGTCGTTCCGCGTGCCGCAGCAGACGCGCATGAATCGGTTGCAGTTCGGCGACAACTTCGCGTGGGTCAAGGGCACGCACACGATGAAGCTCGGCGGCCAGTTTCAGCGCATTGATGCGGATTTCAACCTCGGCGTTTTTCAATCGGGGCGCATCGAGTTCGTCGAAGACTTTCCGACCTTCGATCACAACGGCGACGGGCGCATTGATGACAACGACCTGTTGTTTGCCGTGACCCTGCGCAGCGGCAAGCCGACCTCGCCGCTCGTCATCCCCGACGCTGACAATAACTATGTTGCCTTCTTTGCGCAGGACGACTGGAAGCTGTCGCCGCGGCTGACGCTCAACCTCGGCCTGCGCTACGAGCTGGACACGGATGTCAAAAACGTCAGCCGCGCCGACGAGCTGAATCCGTTGATCCGGCCATTCCTGTCCGGCAGCCGCCACCGCGACAAGAATAACTTCGCGCCGCGCCTGGGCTTCAACTGGTCGCCGAGCGCGCGCCTGAGCGTGCATGGCGGCTATGGCATCTACTACGACCGCGTGACGCTGGAGATTCAATCGCTCGAACGCGGTCTGGATGGGCGGTCGCTGCCGATTGAAGTGCGCGCCGGCAACCTCTTCTTCCTCGACCCGACGGGCCACTTGCCGCCGTTTGCGCCGACCGTGAGCCATCCTTTCACCGGCTTCATCCTGCCGGGCGCCGGCGCCGGCGGCATCAACATCATCGATAACCGCTTGCAGAATCCGATGGTGCAACAGACCGATATCGGCATGCAGGCAGAGTTGGCGCGCGACTTTGTCCTGCGCGCGGATTACCTGCATAACTTCGGCACGCACTTCATCATCGGGCGGACTATCGGCGCCGTCTTCAACCCTGTGGTCGGCGGCCCGGACTCAGTCGTCAACGTCGAATCGAGCGTCAAGACGAAATACGATGGCCTGCTCGTCAGCCTCGAAAAACGCTTCGCGCATCACTATCAACTGCGCGCCGCCTACACCCTGGCCAAGGCCTTCAACTACGCCAACGACGATCAGATACCGTTTGCCAGCGGGCCGATTGACCCGAACAACCTGCAACTCGAATATGGCCCGACGCCGAACGATCAGCGGCACCGCTTCACGTTTTCGGGCATCTTCGAGCTGCCCGCAGGCTTGCTGCTGGCGCCCATCTGGACGCTGGCTTCCGGCGTGCCGATGGACATCCTGTTGCCCGATGGCAGCCGGCGCATCCCGAGCTTGCAGCGCAATGCCGGTGGCCGGTTGTTTCACAGCGGCGCCGAGCTGAATGGGTTTATCCGTGAGGTCAATTCCGGCGGCGGTATTAATGGCCAGCCCTTGCCGCTGGTCAACGATCAGGCGCGCTTCAACGACAGCTTCAACTCGCTCGACCTGCGGCTGTCGAAGCGCTTCCGCTTCGGCGAGCGCGTTCAGCTTGAGCCGATCATCGAGATGTTCAACGTCTTCAACGTCACCAACATTCTCGGCGTCTCGACGGTCAATTACTCGGGGCGCGCCAACGCCCTGGTGCGCGACAGCAACGATTCGGGCAGCGCCGCGTACCTGAAGTCATCAAGCTTCGGGCAGCCGACGACGACCGCCGGCGGCGTCTTCGGCGCGGGCGGCCCGCGCGCCGTTCAGCTCGCGGCGCGCTTCACTTTTTAA
- a CDS encoding response regulator transcription factor yields MSKEKPLRVMIADDHFVVRMGLAAVVNTQPDMLVIAEATSGKQAVEMYRQHRPDVVLMDVRMPEMDGIEAITAIRKDYQDARFIVLTTYDGDEDIYRALQAGARAYLLKDMLRDELVEAIRAVYAGQRRIPAEVASRLAERMNRTELTARELEVLKHIAQGKSNKIIAADLSISEGTVKIHVNNILSKLGVSDRTHAATFALQRGIIHLD; encoded by the coding sequence ATGAGCAAAGAGAAACCGCTTCGCGTGATGATCGCCGACGACCACTTCGTCGTCCGCATGGGACTGGCGGCGGTCGTCAACACGCAGCCTGATATGTTGGTCATTGCCGAAGCGACCTCCGGGAAACAGGCGGTCGAGATGTACCGCCAGCACCGGCCCGATGTCGTCTTGATGGACGTCCGCATGCCGGAGATGGACGGCATCGAAGCCATCACCGCCATCCGCAAAGATTACCAGGACGCCCGCTTCATCGTCCTGACGACCTACGATGGCGACGAAGACATCTACCGCGCCCTGCAAGCCGGGGCGCGCGCTTACTTGCTCAAGGACATGCTGCGCGACGAGCTGGTTGAAGCCATCCGCGCCGTCTACGCAGGGCAGCGCCGCATCCCCGCCGAAGTCGCCAGCCGGCTGGCCGAGCGCATGAACCGCACGGAGCTGACGGCGCGCGAGCTTGAAGTCTTGAAACACATCGCCCAGGGCAAGAGCAACAAGATTATCGCCGCCGACCTGTCGATTTCGGAAGGCACGGTCAAGATTCACGTCAACAATATCCTGAGCAAGCTCGGCGTCAGCGACCGCACCCACGCCGCGACCTTCGCCTTGCAGCGCGGCATCATCCACCTGGATTAA
- a CDS encoding heme-binding protein yields MFRRLTSLKLQSLLFVAVLIAFTGQTLASLTQTAQSPTINVQASAFDAGQGRLVIKGSNFQKGASVSLRSATGQTLAFGSVKVKSASKIFVNGVAESDLAGGIDVTITNPDGSTVSAHLEVAASDDGQLTDADVKQIIAQAAAQADASSLKSTIAVVDKEGNVLGVFTMNGANANTTVTLPNRGPRGGIEGVTVPACAAAISKAVTGSFLSSQGHAFSTRTASFIVQEHFPPGVHFQGSGPLFGVQFSQLLCSDVNARSPLGLSADPGGLPLYKNGVKVGGIGIEGDGHYTLDPDPSDKDVPPEELIAVAATRGFEAPAAITGDKIIVNGIRFPYVNAQMPAAAAVPGFNQLNGSLNTCLGLAPAAVLPAQPSSFQVITLDPSIPAGRVRIEDATHHFYPFHSGSALSAGEVKTLIVQAAAQAFKTRAAIRQPENSPAEVNITVCDVDGTILGIFSTIDAPIFGFDVSAQKARTAAFFSNANAATRLRQAGFSNYVDAAAKDGLRLDGSVAFSDRAGGFLSRPFFPDGIDETEHGPFSKPIEEWSPFNDGLQLDLLLDEYFLNILRGIGGNTAALTNALTPPCPSIPAIANGIQIFPGSVPIYKGGKLVGGLGISGDGVDQDDIIAAMGSTGLESPPEMRSDRIFVRGVRLPFVKFPRHPDR; encoded by the coding sequence ATGTTCAGAAGACTCACATCGCTCAAACTGCAAAGCCTGTTATTTGTCGCCGTGCTGATCGCTTTCACCGGTCAGACGCTGGCTTCCCTGACCCAGACGGCGCAATCGCCGACGATCAACGTCCAGGCTAGCGCCTTTGACGCCGGCCAGGGGCGGCTGGTCATCAAAGGCTCGAATTTTCAAAAGGGTGCCAGCGTCAGCCTGCGTTCAGCCACCGGCCAGACGCTCGCTTTTGGCAGCGTCAAGGTCAAGAGCGCGTCGAAGATTTTTGTCAATGGCGTCGCCGAAAGTGATCTCGCGGGCGGCATAGACGTGACGATCACCAACCCCGATGGCAGCACCGTCTCGGCGCACCTCGAAGTCGCGGCCAGCGACGACGGCCAGCTCACAGACGCCGACGTTAAGCAGATCATTGCCCAGGCTGCCGCCCAGGCCGACGCCAGCAGCTTGAAATCGACCATCGCCGTGGTTGACAAAGAAGGTAATGTCCTGGGCGTCTTCACGATGAATGGCGCGAATGCCAACACGACGGTGACTTTGCCGAACCGCGGGCCGCGCGGCGGCATCGAAGGCGTCACCGTGCCGGCATGCGCGGCGGCGATCTCGAAAGCCGTGACCGGCTCGTTCCTGAGCAGCCAGGGCCACGCCTTCAGCACGCGCACGGCCAGCTTCATCGTTCAGGAGCATTTCCCGCCCGGCGTCCACTTTCAAGGCAGCGGGCCGCTGTTCGGCGTGCAGTTCTCGCAGCTCCTATGCAGTGACGTCAATGCGCGCTCACCGCTCGGCCTCTCTGCCGATCCGGGCGGGCTGCCGCTTTACAAGAATGGCGTCAAGGTCGGCGGCATCGGCATCGAAGGCGACGGTCATTACACGCTCGACCCGGACCCTTCGGATAAAGACGTACCGCCGGAAGAACTGATCGCGGTGGCGGCGACGCGCGGCTTTGAAGCGCCCGCCGCGATCACCGGCGATAAGATCATCGTCAACGGCATCCGTTTCCCTTACGTCAACGCCCAGATGCCGGCGGCGGCGGCGGTGCCGGGATTCAATCAGCTCAATGGCTCGCTCAACACCTGCCTCGGCCTTGCGCCGGCGGCGGTGCTGCCGGCACAGCCCTCTAGTTTCCAGGTCATCACGCTCGACCCATCGATCCCGGCCGGCCGCGTGCGCATTGAAGATGCGACCCATCATTTCTATCCTTTCCACAGCGGCTCGGCGTTGAGCGCAGGCGAAGTCAAGACGCTCATCGTGCAGGCCGCGGCCCAGGCGTTCAAGACACGCGCCGCGATTCGTCAGCCCGAAAACAGCCCGGCTGAAGTCAACATCACCGTCTGCGACGTGGACGGCACAATCCTCGGCATCTTCAGCACGATTGACGCGCCGATCTTCGGCTTCGACGTCTCGGCGCAGAAAGCGCGCACGGCGGCTTTCTTCAGCAACGCGAACGCGGCGACGCGTTTGCGGCAGGCGGGCTTCAGCAATTATGTAGATGCGGCGGCCAAAGACGGACTCAGGCTCGACGGCTCGGTGGCGTTTTCGGATCGCGCCGGCGGCTTCCTGAGCCGCCCCTTCTTCCCGGACGGCATTGACGAAACCGAGCACGGGCCGTTCTCAAAGCCCATCGAAGAATGGAGTCCGTTCAACGACGGCTTGCAGCTCGATCTGCTGCTCGATGAATACTTCCTCAACATCCTGCGCGGCATCGGCGGCAACACCGCGGCGCTGACGAATGCGCTGACGCCGCCGTGCCCGTCAATACCGGCAATCGCCAACGGCATACAGATCTTCCCCGGCAGCGTGCCGATCTACAAAGGCGGCAAGCTGGTCGGCGGCCTCGGCATCAGCGGCGACGGCGTTGATCAAGACGACATCATCGCGGCGATGGGCAGCACAGGCTTGGAGTCGCCGCCAGAGATGCGCAGCGACCGCATCTTCGTGCGCGGCGTGCGCTTGCCGTTCGTCAAGTTCCCGCGCCATCCGGATCGTTAG
- a CDS encoding cytochrome c3 family protein gives MRFKLTVVALYIFLALALAVGLRHTAADSGERVDVPQDAAQRPAISLDATNGRRGLVLFHHRGHESLEIRSNFDAPYLNKEAGSMNCVVCHHRRDTADPAQPDTTDVADRKQFQNCKACHKVDEADPTQFVDREGYILNAREAYHRLCIGCHMQKQEMVARGEYKVVDRLPIKCSECHKLGQSDEEYEARSRRPEPEPDAVPYENRPWPPDYSKAPVVPTTHYDPPGYAGPSRIGTPAQQSGNFEPITDRWRIGFPGHDVEPRYAQGHIYNPYRQNILKADYPILGQHNFFLLTAESESFLNAKRIPVPSNVAAQRPDSEEFFGRGGAYFFNQNFILSMELFNGDTSFKPVDWRVHVTPVFNINYLHTQENGLVNANPARLNTRTDGYIALQEAFGEYRLGDTTKVIPFLGGGRKGDKKSPFFDTTSIRAGIQPFISDFRGFIFSDVNLGARLFGNYANNRYQYNIAYFYMLEKDTNSDLNTPHFRDQTVLIANLFRQDTHWHGYTSQFSFHYNDDRPSRHFDENDFLVRPALIGSVRPHGVKSYYLGWTGDGHMGKWNITHALYQALGHDSDNPIAGREININAQMAAVELSLDRDWLRFKGSFFFASGDKQPFDGTGRGFDSILDHQEFAGGGLSFFNSQAIPLTNTAVLLTTPGSLLPALRSSKTQGQSNFVNPGLFLYNLGAEAELTPKLRAILNANYSHFHHTEPLSELLFQPDIRKRIGFDYGVGVLYRPLLSENWIVSAGYSSLIPGSGFTDIYSSNCNGQNCGQKRKVLYSAFVKLKFVY, from the coding sequence ATGCGATTCAAGCTCACTGTTGTTGCACTGTATATATTCTTGGCGCTGGCGCTCGCCGTCGGCTTGCGCCACACGGCGGCTGATTCCGGCGAGCGAGTGGATGTGCCGCAAGACGCGGCGCAGCGGCCCGCCATCAGCCTCGACGCGACCAATGGCAGGCGCGGCCTGGTCTTATTCCATCATCGCGGCCATGAATCGTTAGAGATTCGCAGCAACTTCGACGCGCCGTACCTCAACAAAGAGGCCGGCTCGATGAACTGCGTCGTTTGCCACCACCGCCGCGACACCGCAGACCCCGCACAGCCCGACACCACAGACGTCGCCGACCGCAAGCAGTTTCAAAACTGCAAAGCCTGCCACAAAGTTGACGAGGCCGACCCGACACAGTTCGTTGATCGCGAAGGCTACATCCTCAACGCCCGCGAAGCCTATCACCGCCTCTGCATCGGCTGTCACATGCAGAAACAGGAGATGGTGGCGCGCGGCGAGTACAAGGTCGTTGATCGGCTGCCTATCAAATGTAGCGAGTGCCACAAGCTCGGCCAGAGCGACGAAGAGTACGAGGCGCGCAGCCGGCGTCCTGAGCCTGAGCCCGACGCTGTGCCTTACGAAAACCGCCCGTGGCCGCCGGATTACAGCAAAGCGCCCGTCGTGCCGACAACGCATTACGACCCGCCGGGCTATGCCGGCCCGTCGCGCATCGGCACGCCGGCACAGCAGAGCGGCAACTTCGAGCCCATCACCGACCGCTGGCGCATCGGCTTTCCCGGTCACGACGTCGAGCCGCGTTACGCGCAGGGGCATATCTACAACCCCTATCGCCAGAACATCTTGAAGGCCGATTATCCGATACTCGGCCAGCATAACTTCTTCTTGCTCACCGCCGAGAGCGAGTCGTTCCTGAACGCCAAGCGCATCCCCGTGCCGAGCAACGTCGCAGCGCAACGGCCCGACAGCGAAGAGTTCTTCGGGCGCGGCGGCGCGTACTTTTTCAACCAGAACTTCATCCTGTCGATGGAGTTGTTCAACGGCGACACCTCGTTCAAGCCCGTGGATTGGCGCGTCCACGTCACGCCGGTCTTCAACATCAACTACCTGCACACGCAGGAAAACGGGCTGGTCAACGCCAACCCGGCGCGCTTGAACACCCGCACAGACGGCTACATCGCCCTGCAAGAAGCCTTCGGCGAATATCGGTTGGGCGACACGACGAAGGTGATTCCTTTCCTTGGCGGCGGGCGCAAAGGCGACAAGAAGAGCCCGTTCTTCGACACGACTTCGATTCGTGCGGGCATTCAGCCGTTCATCTCGGATTTCCGCGGCTTCATCTTCAGCGACGTGAATCTCGGCGCGCGCCTGTTTGGCAATTACGCCAACAATCGCTACCAGTACAACATCGCCTACTTCTACATGCTGGAGAAGGACACCAACAGCGATCTGAACACGCCGCACTTCCGCGACCAGACGGTGTTGATCGCCAACCTCTTCCGGCAGGACACGCACTGGCACGGCTACACGTCGCAGTTCAGCTTCCACTACAACGACGACCGTCCGAGCCGCCACTTTGATGAGAATGATTTTCTCGTGCGCCCGGCCTTGATCGGCAGCGTCCGCCCGCACGGCGTCAAGTCGTACTACCTGGGCTGGACGGGCGACGGTCACATGGGCAAGTGGAACATCACCCATGCGCTCTACCAGGCGCTCGGCCACGACTCGGACAATCCGATTGCCGGCCGCGAGATTAACATCAACGCGCAGATGGCGGCGGTCGAGCTGTCATTAGACCGCGACTGGCTGCGCTTCAAAGGCTCGTTCTTCTTCGCCTCGGGCGACAAGCAGCCGTTTGACGGCACCGGGCGCGGCTTCGATTCGATTCTCGATCACCAGGAGTTTGCCGGCGGCGGCTTGAGCTTCTTCAACTCGCAAGCCATTCCGCTTACGAACACCGCGGTGCTGCTGACGACGCCCGGCAGTTTGCTTCCGGCGCTGCGCAGCAGCAAGACCCAGGGCCAGTCGAACTTCGTCAACCCCGGCCTGTTCCTTTACAATCTCGGCGCCGAGGCCGAGCTGACGCCGAAGCTGCGCGCCATTTTGAATGCCAACTACTCGCACTTCCACCACACAGAGCCGCTGTCGGAGCTGTTGTTCCAGCCGGACATTCGTAAGCGCATCGGCTTTGATTACGGCGTCGGCGTACTGTACCGCCCGTTGCTGAGCGAGAACTGGATCGTTTCGGCGGGCTATTCGTCGCTGATACCGGGAAGCGGCTTTACAGACATCTACAGCTCGAATTGCAACGGCCAGAATTGCGGCCAGAAGCGCAAGGTGCTCTATTCGGCCTTTGTGAAGCTGAAGTTCGTTTATTGA
- a CDS encoding alpha/beta hydrolase, which translates to MNRPLYCLALAAFAALSCAVQASAQTNQTIKLWTDAAPGAVGSEPSDVPTLTPYLPPRERATGAAVIVCPGGGYQMLADHEGRPVAEWLNTLGIAAFVLKYRIAPRYHHPAMMLDAQRAMRLVRARAGEWGIDSRRIGILGFSAGGHLASTAATHFDAGKPDAGDPIERVSSRPDLVILVYPVITMREQTHAGSKRNLLGAQPDPQMVALMSNDEQVSKDTPPAFLIHTVNDAAVPVENSLLFAAALRRAGVPYEMHLYERGPHGFGLAPNDPILSSWPARCADWLRLHGFAAAHPSSPASK; encoded by the coding sequence ATGAACAGACCACTCTATTGCCTCGCCCTCGCCGCGTTTGCCGCGCTCTCATGCGCCGTTCAAGCGAGCGCGCAGACGAATCAAACAATCAAGCTCTGGACGGATGCCGCGCCCGGCGCTGTGGGCAGCGAGCCTTCGGATGTGCCGACGCTTACGCCTTACCTGCCGCCGCGCGAGCGGGCGACCGGCGCGGCGGTCATCGTCTGCCCGGGCGGCGGCTACCAGATGCTCGCGGATCACGAAGGGCGGCCCGTGGCCGAATGGCTCAACACGCTCGGCATCGCCGCCTTCGTGCTGAAGTACCGCATCGCGCCGCGCTATCACCACCCTGCAATGATGCTCGACGCGCAACGCGCCATGCGATTGGTGCGCGCCCGCGCCGGCGAATGGGGCATCGATTCGCGCCGCATCGGCATCCTGGGATTTTCCGCGGGCGGCCATCTCGCCTCGACCGCCGCGACCCATTTCGACGCCGGCAAACCGGATGCCGGCGATCCAATCGAGCGCGTCAGCTCGCGGCCCGATCTGGTCATCCTCGTCTATCCGGTCATCACCATGCGCGAGCAGACGCATGCGGGCTCGAAGCGCAACCTGCTCGGCGCGCAGCCCGACCCGCAGATGGTCGCGCTGATGTCGAACGACGAGCAGGTGAGCAAAGATACGCCGCCGGCTTTCTTGATTCACACGGTCAACGACGCGGCGGTGCCGGTCGAAAACAGCCTGCTCTTTGCCGCCGCCTTGCGCCGCGCCGGCGTGCCTTACGAGATGCACCTGTACGAGCGCGGCCCGCATGGCTTCGGGCTGGCCCCGAATGATCCGATCCTGTCGAGCTGGCCGGCGCGCTGCGCCGACTGGCTGCGCCTGCACGGCTTTGCCGCGGCGCATCCGTCTAGCCCTGCCAGCAAGTGA
- a CDS encoding histidine kinase, giving the protein MKAGRLFDRRWLRAFFIIGVWTLFGVFLASQSTLAFSRSVRPFSWQRILLVEMSFAYIWAALTPLVLWLARRYPLERGRLTRGLTVHVLASIILGFATRAFRDLTFVYFVSGYDGALPWTKLFFNGYLFFDYGTLLYWLMLLVSYATNYYRRYRTGEIRATRLEAQLAQAQLHALKMQLQPHFLFNTLHSISALVHKDPQAADKMIARLGDFLRLTLDSAGVQEVPLRQELEFLKSYLDIERIRFKDRLSVEMNIESQTLEARLPNLILQPIVENAIRHGIAPHIAAGRIEIAARRFNGSLQVQIIDNGPGLVTSGNNGRILKEGVGLANTQARLQQLYGDDSRLDLANTARGGLSVTLEIPFNAS; this is encoded by the coding sequence ATGAAAGCCGGAAGATTATTCGACCGCCGCTGGTTACGTGCCTTCTTCATCATCGGCGTCTGGACGCTGTTTGGCGTCTTCCTCGCCAGTCAATCCACGCTCGCCTTCAGCCGCAGCGTCCGCCCATTTAGCTGGCAGCGCATCTTGCTTGTCGAGATGTCGTTCGCCTACATCTGGGCGGCGCTGACGCCGCTGGTGCTGTGGCTGGCGCGCCGCTACCCGCTTGAGCGCGGACGCCTGACGCGCGGCCTCACGGTGCACGTCCTCGCCTCGATCATCCTCGGCTTTGCGACGCGCGCCTTCCGCGATTTGACGTTCGTCTACTTCGTCTCGGGCTACGACGGCGCGCTGCCGTGGACGAAGCTCTTCTTCAACGGTTATCTCTTCTTCGACTACGGCACGTTGCTCTACTGGCTGATGCTGCTGGTCAGCTACGCGACGAATTATTACCGCCGCTATCGCACCGGCGAGATTCGCGCCACGCGCCTGGAAGCGCAGCTCGCGCAGGCGCAACTGCACGCGTTGAAGATGCAGTTGCAGCCGCACTTTCTCTTCAACACCCTGCATTCGATCTCGGCGCTGGTTCACAAAGACCCGCAGGCGGCGGATAAGATGATCGCGCGGCTCGGCGACTTTCTGCGCCTGACGCTCGACAGCGCCGGCGTTCAGGAAGTGCCGCTGCGCCAGGAACTCGAATTCCTGAAATCCTATCTCGACATCGAGCGCATACGCTTCAAAGACCGCCTGAGCGTCGAGATGAACATCGAATCGCAGACCTTAGAGGCGCGGTTGCCGAATCTGATTCTGCAACCGATTGTCGAAAACGCCATCCGTCACGGCATCGCGCCGCACATCGCCGCCGGGCGCATCGAGATCGCCGCGCGCCGCTTCAACGGCTCATTGCAGGTGCAGATCATCGACAACGGGCCGGGCCTCGTCACCAGCGGCAACAACGGGCGGATTCTGAAAGAGGGCGTCGGCCTGGCCAACACACAGGCGCGCTTGCAGCAGCTCTATGGAGATGATTCGCGGCTCGACCTGGCCAACACCGCGAGAGGCGGCTTGAGCGTGACGCTCGAAATCCCTTTCAACGCTTCCTGA